A portion of the Paenibacillus hamazuiensis genome contains these proteins:
- a CDS encoding GapA-binding peptide SR1P: MIISGELSASNETGNVQKLDLGVVICKWCNQVLTTIPTNGVTKIYGECKDGACKESNHKNH, translated from the coding sequence ATGATCATTTCCGGCGAATTATCGGCAAGCAATGAGACGGGAAACGTGCAAAAGCTCGATTTGGGCGTTGTCATTTGCAAGTGGTGCAATCAAGTTCTAACCACGATACCGACGAACGGCGTTACGAAAATATACGGCGAATGCAAGGACGGCGCTTGCAAAGAGAGCAATCATAAAAATCATTAG
- a CDS encoding AEC family transporter has protein sequence MIQTVLATLYQVFVPISIPVIVGILLKRYQKLDTKPLLTLALYFLSPALIFETLTKAEISLNDVSQTLLFCIFNFIVLWAAAVAVSKILGLSAPQLAGLTLVSTLTNSVNYGLPLVLLAFGQLGLDKASVYVIIQMILVNTVGIYLAARSQFAMKDAFKSVFRLPSIYAAAAAVLVRMLDFPIPATVDKGIAMVSGAYSPIVLCVLGAQMISVQGGELLRNVQKAFWAGIGIRLLLSPLLAAIILLALRIQGTLFAVLLILASMPAAVNAVILAEKFDASPNFVSKCILWTTLASFLLLPVLIVLVK, from the coding sequence ATGATCCAGACGGTCCTCGCCACTTTGTACCAGGTGTTCGTTCCCATTTCCATCCCGGTCATCGTTGGCATTTTGCTAAAGCGGTACCAAAAACTCGATACCAAACCGCTGCTGACGTTGGCCTTGTATTTTTTAAGCCCTGCGCTCATTTTCGAAACGTTGACGAAAGCGGAAATCTCGCTTAACGACGTGTCGCAAACGCTGCTTTTTTGCATATTCAACTTTATCGTGCTTTGGGCCGCCGCCGTTGCGGTTTCCAAAATACTCGGGTTGTCCGCCCCGCAGCTTGCCGGCCTCACCCTCGTTTCGACGTTGACGAACAGCGTCAATTACGGACTCCCGCTCGTGCTGCTCGCTTTCGGCCAACTCGGCCTCGACAAAGCGTCGGTATACGTCATCATCCAAATGATTCTTGTCAACACCGTGGGCATTTACTTGGCCGCCCGTTCGCAATTTGCAATGAAAGACGCCTTCAAATCCGTGTTCCGGCTTCCGTCCATTTATGCGGCGGCGGCGGCCGTGCTCGTACGCATGCTGGACTTTCCCATCCCGGCAACGGTGGACAAAGGGATCGCCATGGTTTCCGGCGCCTATTCGCCCATCGTTCTCTGCGTGCTGGGAGCGCAGATGATCAGTGTGCAGGGCGGCGAGCTGCTTCGCAATGTACAGAAGGCGTTTTGGGCGGGCATCGGCATCAGGCTGCTGCTGTCCCCGCTGCTTGCCGCCATCATTTTGCTCGCGCTGCGCATCCAGGGAACGCTGTTTGCGGTACTGCTTATTTTGGCATCCATGCCGGCAGCGGTAAATGCCGTCATCCTGGCGGAAAAATTCGACGCGTCGCCGAACTTCGTGTCCAAATGCATCCTGTGGACGACATTGGCCTCGTTTCTCCTGCTGCCCGTACTTATCGTGCTCGTGAAATGA
- a CDS encoding cyclase family protein: MKTLKGLADWLSGMELVDLSHELEEDMPVYPTHSRYVHSKWDSFETGSPALVCQLLIGEHCGTHMDATGHFLQEGHPQHQYMAQTPLERCIGRALTLDFGHYEAGDLVSKEEIISWEKSNGEIGGGDIVLLRFGWDRYWAPRSVSRAYTDRWPGIDGEAAAYLAAKGIKAVGCDTLAIDGSLSKGNPAHYALLGSGINIFENLKGLDRILGESLFIGFPLKIKGGSGSPIRAAAFISRAR, translated from the coding sequence ATGAAAACGCTTAAAGGTTTGGCCGACTGGCTGAGCGGAATGGAGCTTGTCGATCTGTCGCACGAGCTGGAGGAAGACATGCCGGTATATCCGACGCATTCCCGGTATGTACATTCAAAATGGGATTCGTTTGAAACGGGAAGTCCGGCGCTCGTATGCCAGCTGCTTATCGGCGAACATTGCGGCACGCATATGGACGCGACGGGGCATTTTTTGCAGGAAGGCCATCCGCAGCATCAATATATGGCGCAGACGCCTTTGGAGAGGTGCATAGGCAGGGCGCTAACGCTGGATTTCGGCCATTATGAGGCTGGCGATCTGGTTTCCAAGGAAGAGATTATTTCCTGGGAAAAGTCGAACGGCGAAATCGGCGGGGGCGATATCGTGCTGCTGCGGTTCGGCTGGGACCGTTACTGGGCCCCGCGCTCCGTAAGCAGGGCGTACACGGATCGTTGGCCGGGCATCGACGGAGAGGCAGCGGCTTACTTGGCCGCAAAAGGCATCAAGGCGGTCGGCTGCGATACGCTGGCGATCGACGGCTCCTTGTCCAAGGGCAATCCGGCGCATTATGCGCTGCTCGGCAGCGGCATCAACATTTTTGAAAATTTGAAGGGGCTGGACCGCATTCTGGGTGAGTCGCTTTTCATCGGATTTCCTCTGAAAATCAAGGGGGGATCGGGTTCGCCGATCCGGGCGGCCGCCTTCATTTCACGAGCACGATAA
- a CDS encoding YkvA family protein — translation MKRQTALDKLKSKARSIKQNIYVLYLAYKDPRVPRYAKLFAVCVVAYAFSPIDLIPDFIPVLGYLDDLIIVPLGISLALKMIPEPVLADCRVKAEELRKNGKPKNWFTGALFIAVWILAALWIGKLLYGWLKR, via the coding sequence ATGAAGAGACAAACCGCTTTGGACAAGCTGAAGAGCAAGGCAAGAAGCATCAAGCAAAACATATATGTCCTATACCTGGCCTACAAAGACCCGAGAGTTCCACGGTACGCGAAATTATTTGCCGTATGCGTTGTCGCCTACGCTTTCAGTCCAATCGATCTGATTCCCGACTTCATTCCGGTTTTAGGATATTTGGACGATTTGATCATCGTTCCTCTCGGCATCTCGCTGGCGCTCAAAATGATTCCGGAGCCTGTCCTCGCAGATTGCAGGGTCAAAGCGGAGGAGCTGAGGAAAAACGGAAAACCGAAAAACTGGTTCACCGGCGCGTTATTTATTGCAGTATGGATTTTAGCCGCCTTATGGATAGGGAAGCTTTTGTACGGTTGGCTGAAACGATAA
- a CDS encoding MDR family MFS transporter translates to MLAKKTNRGIVTLGLLAALFVGALDAMVVSTAMPRITTELQGLSLISWIFSIYTLTTCVATPIFGKLADLYGRRSVFTIGLALFVLGSILCGAAQSMPQLIWFRAIQGIGAGALTPVTFTIIGDLYPGEQRAKIQGVFSSVWSVAGLLGPLVGGYFVDQLTWRWIFYMNVPVGIISFVLVFGFLHEQFEKKKKSIDYLGAVTFTVGITSLMYALLNIGESGAVSPTLIAVLFAVAAIFLALFLGVERRAKEPMLPLVLFKNRMLTIPYAMSFIGFTITAGVTIYLPLWIQELLGESATSSGLTLMPMSIAWPIAANITGRYMFKLGPKRFIVGGAILVVLGAIWLWTVGLGTPAWQLAVIISIIGFGMGCMTTPAMVLIQTSVGWQMRGVATATNSFMNTFGQTVGVAVYGMLFNSVVSGGQTAAALAGGMHLVFGVVLLLSVINLVTVCFLPAKQQSPDQQPVQSGAAAG, encoded by the coding sequence ATGTTGGCTAAGAAGACGAATCGCGGTATAGTGACGCTCGGGCTGCTGGCCGCCCTTTTTGTCGGAGCGCTCGATGCGATGGTTGTGAGCACGGCGATGCCGCGCATTACGACGGAATTGCAGGGACTCAGCCTGATCAGTTGGATCTTTTCCATCTACACGCTGACGACTTGCGTTGCGACGCCGATATTCGGCAAGCTGGCCGATTTGTACGGCAGAAGATCGGTGTTTACGATCGGACTTGCCCTGTTCGTTCTCGGCTCGATATTGTGCGGTGCCGCACAGTCGATGCCGCAGCTGATCTGGTTCCGCGCAATCCAGGGGATCGGTGCGGGGGCTTTGACGCCGGTGACGTTTACGATCATCGGAGATTTGTACCCGGGAGAGCAGCGGGCCAAGATCCAGGGCGTGTTCTCTTCGGTTTGGTCCGTCGCGGGGCTTCTCGGACCGCTTGTCGGCGGATATTTCGTCGACCAGCTGACGTGGCGGTGGATTTTTTACATGAACGTGCCGGTCGGCATCATTTCCTTCGTGCTCGTATTCGGCTTTTTGCATGAACAGTTCGAGAAGAAGAAGAAAAGCATCGATTACTTGGGTGCCGTTACGTTTACGGTCGGCATCACCTCTTTGATGTATGCGCTGCTCAACATCGGGGAGTCGGGGGCGGTAAGCCCGACGCTCATCGCAGTCCTGTTTGCGGTTGCGGCGATTTTTCTCGCTTTGTTCCTGGGGGTGGAAAGACGGGCGAAGGAGCCGATGCTGCCGCTCGTGTTGTTCAAAAACCGCATGCTGACGATTCCGTACGCGATGAGCTTTATCGGTTTTACCATCACCGCAGGAGTTACGATTTATTTGCCTTTGTGGATTCAAGAACTTCTTGGCGAGAGCGCCACAAGCTCCGGTCTGACGCTGATGCCGATGTCCATCGCATGGCCGATCGCCGCCAATATTACGGGAAGATACATGTTCAAGCTGGGACCGAAACGGTTTATCGTCGGAGGAGCCATTCTCGTCGTGCTGGGAGCTATCTGGCTGTGGACGGTCGGACTCGGGACGCCGGCTTGGCAGTTGGCCGTCATTATTAGCATCATCGGCTTCGGAATGGGCTGTATGACAACGCCGGCAATGGTGCTCATTCAAACGTCGGTCGGCTGGCAAATGCGCGGCGTAGCTACGGCGACCAACTCGTTTATGAACACGTTCGGGCAAACCGTCGGCGTGGCCGTTTACGGAATGCTATTCAATAGCGTCGTTTCCGGCGGGCAGACAGCCGCGGCGCTGGCCGGCGGGATGCACCTCGTTTTCGGAGTTGTTCTCTTGCTGTCAGTTATCAATCTGGTGACCGTATGCTTCCTCCCGGCCAAGCAGCAGTCGCCCGACCAGCAGCCGGTGCAATCCGGAGCTGCCGCCGGTTAA
- a CDS encoding GMC family oxidoreductase: MANQLPKVPVVIVGMGWAGGIIAAELTKAGVKVVGLERGKGRDTGDYYMSHDELRYSFRHEMMQDLSKETVTFRNNEKMRALPMRSYGSFIIGDGLGGSGSHWNGQNYRFLPYDFQIRSKTIERYGAKKIPEGMTIQDWGITYDELEPYFDKYEKMAGISGDPEQNPMVGKRSNPFPTPPMKKTPVMKMFEEAARKLGYHPYTIPSANLSEQYKNPDGIERAACQYCAFCDRYGCEYGAKADPVVTVIPVAQQTGNLEIRTFSNVTKILHDGVKASGVVYVNTLTGEEFEQPADVVILASYVFNNVRLLLHSKLGKPYDPSSGTGVVGRNYAYQVQSAKAVGFFDDKEFNLYMGAGALGSIFDDFNGDNFDHSNLNFIHGGGIRITQTGQRPIASNTVPKDTPKWGKAFKQASIKYANSTLVVGTQGSNMPWKHHYLDLDPTYKDAYGVPLIRLTYDFEDQDKQMAKFLGEKAGEVLKAMNPTKMEVNNTVNAYDIVPYQSTHNTGGVVMGADPATSAVNTYSQMWDAENVFVVGASSFPHNSGYNPTGTVGALAYRAAEGILKYIKQGGSLV; the protein is encoded by the coding sequence ATGGCTAATCAATTACCTAAAGTACCCGTCGTTATCGTAGGGATGGGCTGGGCCGGAGGCATCATCGCCGCCGAGCTGACCAAAGCGGGAGTCAAGGTTGTCGGGCTGGAACGCGGCAAAGGCCGGGATACCGGCGATTACTATATGTCTCATGACGAGCTTCGCTATTCGTTCCGTCATGAAATGATGCAGGATCTTTCGAAAGAAACGGTGACGTTCCGCAATAACGAGAAGATGCGCGCCCTGCCGATGCGCTCGTACGGGTCTTTTATTATCGGGGACGGGCTCGGCGGCTCCGGTTCGCACTGGAACGGCCAGAACTACCGTTTTCTTCCGTACGATTTCCAAATCCGCTCCAAGACGATAGAGCGTTACGGCGCCAAAAAAATTCCCGAAGGCATGACGATTCAGGACTGGGGCATCACGTACGACGAGCTGGAGCCGTATTTTGACAAATACGAAAAGATGGCGGGCATCTCCGGTGATCCCGAACAAAATCCGATGGTCGGAAAACGCTCGAACCCGTTCCCGACGCCTCCTATGAAAAAAACGCCGGTCATGAAAATGTTCGAGGAAGCCGCGAGAAAGCTCGGCTACCATCCGTACACGATCCCTTCGGCGAATTTGTCGGAGCAGTACAAAAACCCGGACGGCATCGAACGGGCGGCCTGCCAATACTGCGCGTTCTGCGACCGTTACGGATGCGAATACGGCGCCAAAGCCGATCCGGTCGTCACCGTCATTCCGGTAGCCCAGCAAACGGGCAATCTGGAAATCCGCACGTTCTCGAACGTAACGAAAATATTGCATGACGGCGTCAAGGCAAGCGGTGTCGTTTACGTGAACACGCTCACCGGCGAGGAATTTGAGCAGCCGGCGGATGTCGTGATCCTGGCAAGCTACGTCTTTAACAACGTCAGGCTGCTGCTTCATTCCAAGCTTGGCAAGCCGTACGATCCTTCATCCGGAACCGGAGTCGTCGGCAGAAACTATGCTTATCAGGTGCAGTCCGCCAAGGCTGTCGGGTTTTTCGACGACAAGGAATTCAATCTTTATATGGGCGCCGGCGCCCTGGGTTCGATTTTCGACGATTTTAACGGCGATAATTTCGACCACTCCAATTTGAATTTCATTCACGGGGGAGGCATACGGATTACCCAAACCGGACAGCGCCCGATTGCGAGCAACACCGTACCGAAGGACACGCCGAAATGGGGCAAAGCGTTCAAGCAGGCGTCGATCAAATACGCGAACTCCACGCTCGTCGTAGGCACTCAAGGCTCGAACATGCCGTGGAAGCATCATTATCTCGATCTGGATCCGACTTACAAAGACGCGTACGGCGTGCCTTTGATCCGCTTGACTTACGATTTCGAGGACCAGGACAAGCAGATGGCCAAATTTCTCGGCGAGAAGGCGGGCGAAGTGCTGAAGGCGATGAATCCGACCAAGATGGAAGTGAACAATACGGTGAACGCGTACGATATCGTTCCGTACCAGTCGACGCATAATACCGGCGGTGTCGTCATGGGCGCCGATCCGGCGACGTCCGCGGTCAATACGTACTCCCAAATGTGGGATGCGGAAAACGTATTTGTCGTCGGCGCCTCTTCGTTCCCGCACAACAGCGGGTACAACCCTACGGGAACCGTCGGGGCGCTTGCCTACCGCGCTGCCGAAGGCATCCTGAAATATATCAAGCAAGGCGGTTCTTTGGTTTAA
- a CDS encoding gluconate 2-dehydrogenase subunit 3 family protein, which translates to MSNKDSNNPKHMSRRNFLKSSGIAIGGAVLGGAAMSGLWLGKKPAQQQHPAEQKAADYNQALMFFNQEQFFITEAAVERIFPKDELGPGAKEIGVAIYIDHQLAGPWGINAKDYMMGPFFKGEATQGSQTQLRRADIFTLGLKGLKDYSQKKYSKSFQDLAENEQDDVLKVFEKGEEFSLPGISTKTFFNLLYSLTLEGLYSDPLYGGNKDMMGWELKKYPGNQMSYLDLIEKDGFIHMKPKSLRDHLNH; encoded by the coding sequence GTGTCAAACAAAGATTCGAACAACCCGAAACATATGTCCAGACGCAACTTTCTGAAATCTTCCGGAATAGCGATCGGGGGAGCGGTACTTGGCGGCGCTGCCATGAGCGGTTTATGGCTCGGCAAAAAACCGGCCCAGCAGCAGCATCCGGCTGAGCAGAAGGCCGCCGATTACAATCAGGCGTTGATGTTTTTTAACCAGGAGCAGTTTTTTATTACGGAGGCGGCGGTCGAGCGTATTTTCCCGAAAGACGAACTCGGCCCGGGGGCGAAGGAGATCGGCGTCGCCATTTACATCGATCATCAGCTTGCCGGTCCATGGGGGATTAACGCGAAAGATTATATGATGGGGCCTTTTTTCAAGGGGGAGGCGACGCAGGGAAGCCAAACCCAACTAAGACGGGCCGATATATTCACCCTCGGGCTGAAGGGACTGAAAGATTACAGTCAAAAAAAGTACAGTAAAAGCTTCCAGGATCTCGCGGAAAACGAGCAGGACGACGTTTTGAAAGTGTTCGAAAAAGGGGAGGAGTTTTCTCTGCCCGGCATTTCGACGAAAACGTTTTTTAACCTGCTTTACTCCTTGACGCTGGAAGGACTTTACTCGGATCCGCTGTACGGAGGCAATAAGGATATGATGGGCTGGGAGCTTAAAAAGTACCCGGGCAACCAAATGAGTTATTTGGATCTGATTGAAAAAGACGGGTTTATCCATATGAAGCCGAAAAGTCTTCGCGATCATTTGAATCACTAA